One window of the Nitrospirota bacterium genome contains the following:
- a CDS encoding Ig-like domain-containing protein gives MWLIFFISAGMVILSGGCATVDPGLLNDGPYIVSTYPSTGDFNISRYTDISIRFSEIMEPGADIGFDLLAQGVKIDGTLRWIDSNTTLVFRPYNPLSVNTFYQCIVKQGQSKDGKYLTGVPYVWMFTTGN, from the coding sequence ATGTGGTTAATATTTTTCATATCGGCCGGTATGGTCATTCTTTCAGGTGGCTGTGCAACGGTAGATCCCGGATTACTCAATGATGGACCTTATATAGTATCCACATACCCGTCCACCGGCGATTTTAATATATCAAGATATACAGATATAAGTATCAGATTCAGCGAAATAATGGAACCGGGCGCTGATATCGGTTTTGATTTACTGGCCCAGGGGGTTAAAATTGACGGTACATTGCGATGGATAGACTCAAATACAACACTTGTTTTCAGGCCGTATAATCCCCTGAGTGTCAATACCTTTTATCAGTGTATAGTCAAACAGGGCCAGTCGAAAGATGGTAAATATCTTACTGGAGTGCCTTACGTATGGATGTTTACCACCGGTAATTAA
- the ilvN gene encoding acetolactate synthase small subunit translates to MSVSQHIISILVENKFGVLSRVAGLFSGRGFNIDSISVGPSVEPSTSQITIVTMGDERIIEQITKQLNKLIDVIKVVDLAEKDYLVRETALIKIHTSRAEDRSEALRITEIFRARVVDSTPATYTIEITGDENRIEAIINLLRPLGIREIVRTGKIAIAREEVKVPALLEVKRVKA, encoded by the coding sequence ATGTCTGTCTCACAACATATAATCAGTATTCTTGTTGAAAACAAGTTCGGCGTCCTGTCAAGGGTGGCGGGTCTTTTCAGCGGGAGGGGGTTTAACATTGACAGCATCTCTGTCGGACCATCCGTTGAGCCCTCAACGTCACAGATTACCATTGTGACCATGGGTGATGAACGTATCATTGAGCAGATAACAAAGCAATTAAACAAACTGATAGATGTCATCAAAGTGGTGGACCTGGCTGAAAAGGATTATCTGGTCAGGGAGACTGCTCTTATCAAGATTCACACAAGCAGGGCAGAAGACAGGAGTGAGGCGCTCAGAATAACCGAGATATTCAGGGCAAGGGTGGTTGATTCAACGCCAGCAACTTATACAATAGAGATTACAGGTGATGAAAACAGGATTGAGGCGATAATAAATCTGCTGCGTCCACTTGGTATCAGGGAGATTGTGCGGACTGGCAAGATAGCTATTGCGAGGGAAGAGGTCAAGGTGCCTGCTTTACTGGAAGTAAAGCGGGTAAAGGCGTAG
- a CDS encoding 2-isopropylmalate synthase, with the protein MRKIRIFDTTLRDGEQCPGASMNKEEKLTVARQLARLNVDIIEAGFPVASQDDFEGVRLIAKEVRGPVIAGLARARKEDIERAGEAVSVAERSRIHTFIATSEIHMQRKLRMSRDGVLEAAVAAVRLARQLTDDVEFSAEDASRSDIDFLCRVIEAVIGAGASTVNIPDTVGYALPGEFGELISQIFNRVPNIDKSVISVHCHNDLGLAVANSLSAVLSGAGQVECTVNGIGERAGNASLEEVVMAIKTRGPFFNADTGINTQEIYKTSRLVSSITGMVVQPNKAIVGANAFAHESGIHQDGLLKDKRTYEIMTPESVGIQMHKLVLGKHSGRHAFKNKLEELGYSLSDEEINKAFDRFKHVADQKKEVFEEDIEAIVSEEVYRIPEKYVLKYIYVESGSDKTPVATVEIEIDGKRVREVSSGDGPVDATYRTIKLITNASSHLRSYEVKAITGGTDALGEVTVRVDEGGRTVVGQGADTDIIVASAKAYLNALNKLAYRNRR; encoded by the coding sequence TTGCGTAAGATCAGGATTTTTGACACGACCCTGAGGGATGGAGAGCAGTGCCCAGGGGCCAGCATGAATAAGGAAGAGAAGCTTACCGTTGCCCGTCAACTGGCCAGGCTGAATGTGGATATTATTGAGGCAGGGTTTCCTGTGGCATCCCAGGATGATTTTGAGGGTGTCAGACTGATTGCAAAAGAGGTAAGGGGGCCGGTGATTGCGGGCCTGGCCAGGGCCAGGAAGGAAGATATTGAGAGGGCGGGCGAGGCAGTATCTGTTGCAGAGAGGTCAAGGATACATACATTTATTGCAACTTCAGAGATTCACATGCAGAGAAAGCTCAGGATGAGCAGGGATGGCGTGCTTGAAGCGGCTGTTGCCGCTGTCAGACTTGCAAGACAGCTTACGGATGATGTTGAGTTTTCTGCTGAAGACGCATCTCGCAGTGACATTGATTTCCTGTGCAGGGTAATTGAAGCGGTAATAGGCGCCGGGGCCTCGACTGTTAACATCCCTGACACAGTAGGCTATGCACTGCCTGGTGAATTTGGGGAATTAATCTCACAAATATTTAACAGGGTGCCTAACATAGACAAGTCAGTAATCAGCGTCCATTGTCATAATGACCTTGGTCTTGCCGTTGCCAATTCCCTGTCTGCAGTTCTTTCAGGCGCTGGTCAGGTGGAGTGTACTGTCAATGGCATCGGCGAGAGGGCAGGTAATGCCTCGCTTGAAGAGGTCGTGATGGCAATTAAGACAAGAGGGCCGTTTTTCAATGCTGATACCGGAATCAACACCCAGGAGATTTATAAGACAAGCCGTCTTGTCAGCAGTATAACCGGCATGGTGGTTCAGCCCAACAAGGCCATAGTGGGTGCAAATGCCTTTGCCCATGAATCCGGTATTCATCAGGACGGCCTGCTTAAAGACAAACGGACTTACGAAATTATGACACCGGAGTCAGTAGGTATACAGATGCATAAACTTGTTCTCGGAAAGCATTCAGGCAGGCATGCATTCAAAAATAAACTTGAAGAGCTGGGATATAGTTTATCTGATGAGGAGATAAATAAGGCCTTTGACAGATTCAAGCATGTCGCAGACCAGAAAAAAGAGGTCTTTGAGGAGGACATTGAGGCTATTGTCTCAGAAGAAGTGTACCGTATTCCTGAGAAGTATGTGCTGAAATATATTTATGTTGAAAGCGGCAGCGATAAGACACCTGTAGCTACTGTAGAAATTGAGATTGACGGGAAGCGTGTCAGAGAAGTATCATCAGGCGATGGACCTGTAGATGCGACATACAGGACAATAAAGCTGATCACGAATGCATCGAGTCATCTTCGTTCATATGAAGTAAAGGCCATTACCGGAGGTACTGATGCACTGGGTGAGGTGACTGTAAGGGTGGATGAAGGCGGAAGGACTGTGGTTGGACAGGGTGCAGATACAGACATAATAGTAGCCAGTGCAAAGGCGTATCTGAATGCATTAAACAAACTGGCGTACAGGAATCGCAGGTAA
- the ilvB gene encoding biosynthetic-type acetolactate synthase large subunit, producing the protein MKLSGAEILIESLKKEGVDTVFGIPGGVVLQIFDVLCNEKDIKFILTRHEQGATHAADGYARASGKPGVAIVTSGPGATNTVTGIATAHMDSIPLIVITGQVATKMIGNDAFQEADIVGITRPCTKYNFLVKDADDLANTVKEAFYIAKTGRPGPVLIDIPKDVSSAKTEFIYPDKVSLRSYSPTYHGNKWQIKQAAQAIAKSKRPVIYAGGGVILSNAHKELAEMAEFNRIHVALTLMGLGGFPGTHPLFLGMLGMHGTYAANMAVHESDLVIAIGARFDDRVTGKVTEFAPRAKFIHIDIDPTNIRKNIHVDIPIVGDVRNVLIELNKELHLLEGQRAEWNADRKPWHAQIEDWEDEHPLSYKKSSRKIKPQYVIEKIYELTGGDAIISTDVGQHQMWVAQYFKFDQPRTCLTSGGLGTMGFGLPAAMGAQAAWPDKLVFNFAGDGSFQMNSQEIATAVANNLPVKVAILNNGSLGMVRQWQELFFNRHYAGSILGNTPDYVKLAEAYGAVGLRAVTTSEVEAVIKEAISIKRPVIMDFVVDPEENVFPMVPAGGGNCDMIFGPEEKTRPEKEARQKKDKSNSVLPA; encoded by the coding sequence GTGAAGCTTTCCGGTGCAGAGATACTTATAGAATCTTTAAAAAAAGAAGGGGTTGATACTGTATTTGGCATCCCCGGCGGAGTTGTTCTGCAGATATTTGACGTCCTTTGTAATGAAAAGGACATCAAATTCATCCTGACCCGGCATGAGCAGGGAGCGACTCATGCTGCTGATGGTTATGCCAGGGCTTCCGGAAAGCCTGGTGTGGCGATTGTTACATCTGGTCCAGGCGCTACCAACACAGTAACAGGCATTGCTACTGCTCACATGGATTCCATTCCCCTTATAGTCATTACAGGGCAGGTTGCAACAAAGATGATTGGGAATGATGCCTTTCAGGAGGCTGACATAGTTGGTATAACAAGGCCATGCACAAAATATAATTTTCTTGTCAAAGATGCAGATGACCTTGCCAATACGGTTAAAGAGGCATTCTATATTGCAAAGACCGGACGCCCGGGACCTGTGCTTATTGATATCCCCAAGGATGTTTCCTCGGCAAAGACCGAGTTTATTTATCCCGACAAGGTCTCGCTAAGGAGTTACAGCCCGACTTATCATGGCAACAAGTGGCAGATAAAGCAGGCAGCCCAGGCCATTGCAAAGTCAAAGAGGCCTGTTATTTATGCAGGGGGCGGTGTAATACTCTCGAATGCCCATAAAGAGCTTGCAGAGATGGCTGAATTTAACAGGATACATGTTGCGCTTACCCTGATGGGATTAGGCGGTTTTCCCGGGACACACCCGTTATTCCTCGGAATGCTCGGGATGCACGGAACGTATGCCGCCAATATGGCTGTTCATGAGTCGGACCTGGTAATTGCTATTGGTGCGAGGTTTGATGACAGGGTTACAGGAAAGGTCACTGAATTTGCCCCCCGGGCAAAGTTTATCCATATTGACATAGACCCTACGAATATACGGAAGAATATTCATGTGGACATCCCTATTGTCGGAGATGTAAGGAATGTCCTTATTGAGTTGAATAAGGAACTGCATTTGCTAGAGGGTCAGAGGGCAGAGTGGAATGCCGACAGAAAGCCATGGCATGCACAGATAGAAGATTGGGAAGATGAGCACCCGCTCTCATACAAGAAGAGTTCCAGGAAGATTAAGCCGCAGTATGTAATTGAAAAGATATATGAACTTACAGGCGGGGACGCAATTATATCAACTGATGTCGGTCAGCATCAGATGTGGGTGGCCCAGTATTTTAAATTCGACCAGCCGAGGACATGTCTTACCTCAGGAGGACTCGGGACGATGGGATTTGGACTGCCTGCTGCAATGGGCGCACAGGCTGCATGGCCTGACAAGCTTGTATTCAATTTTGCAGGGGATGGCAGCTTTCAGATGAACTCGCAGGAAATAGCCACTGCAGTCGCAAACAATCTGCCTGTGAAAGTTGCAATCCTGAATAACGGTTCGCTCGGAATGGTGAGGCAGTGGCAGGAGCTGTTTTTTAACCGTCACTACGCCGGAAGTATCCTTGGCAATACACCTGACTATGTAAAACTTGCCGAGGCCTACGGTGCTGTCGGTCTCAGGGCTGTGACTACTTCTGAAGTTGAGGCGGTAATAAAAGAGGCTATCAGTATAAAAAGGCCTGTAATAATGGACTTTGTTGTTGATCCTGAAGAGAACGTATTTCCAATGGTTCCTGCAGGCGGCGGTAACTGTGATATGATATTCGGGCCGGAAGAGAAAACAAGACCTGAGAAAGAGGCCAGGCAGAAGAAGGATAAGTCAAACTCAGTCCTCCCTGCATGA
- the ilvC gene encoding ketol-acid reductoisomerase yields the protein MNIYYDKDAELKNITDKKVAVIGYGSQGHAHANNLKESGAEVVIGLRKGSSWIKAQAAGFEVLSVSEAVRVSDVVMILVPDELQGDLYREEIAPNLRKGTYIAFGHGFNIHFGQIVPDPSLNVFMAAPKGPGHLVRHEYTKGSGVPALIAIHQDPSRNTKAVALAYASAIGSGRTGIIETTFRDETETDLFGEQAVLCGGATALIMAGYETLTEAGYSPELAYFECLHELKLIVDLIYQGGISNMRYSISNTAQYGDLTRGPRVVNEETKKEMKRILEEIQSGQFAREWMLENKANRPVFNALTKRGQEHSIEKVGASLRAMMPWLSKDKLVDKEKN from the coding sequence ATGAATATTTATTACGACAAGGATGCTGAGCTGAAAAACATTACTGATAAAAAGGTGGCTGTCATTGGTTATGGCAGTCAGGGGCATGCCCATGCAAATAATCTTAAGGAGTCAGGAGCAGAGGTCGTTATCGGATTACGAAAGGGTAGTTCGTGGATAAAGGCTCAGGCGGCTGGTTTTGAGGTGTTATCAGTCAGCGAAGCAGTACGCGTATCAGATGTCGTAATGATACTTGTCCCTGATGAGCTGCAGGGTGATCTGTACAGGGAAGAGATCGCTCCAAATCTGCGCAAAGGCACTTACATTGCCTTTGGACATGGATTTAATATCCACTTCGGCCAGATAGTACCTGACCCGTCTCTGAATGTTTTCATGGCTGCACCGAAAGGGCCCGGACATCTTGTCAGACATGAGTATACCAAAGGAAGCGGTGTGCCTGCCCTGATTGCAATTCATCAGGACCCTTCAAGGAACACAAAGGCTGTTGCCCTTGCGTATGCCTCTGCAATTGGCAGCGGCAGGACAGGGATTATAGAAACGACCTTCAGGGATGAGACTGAGACTGACCTGTTTGGAGAGCAGGCTGTGCTCTGCGGCGGAGCTACTGCATTAATTATGGCAGGATATGAGACGCTTACAGAGGCCGGATATTCACCTGAGCTGGCGTATTTTGAGTGTCTGCATGAGCTAAAACTGATTGTTGATCTGATATATCAGGGTGGCATATCCAACATGAGGTATTCCATCAGTAATACTGCCCAGTACGGGGATCTGACACGCGGTCCCAGGGTAGTAAATGAGGAAACAAAAAAAGAGATGAAGCGAATCCTTGAAGAAATACAGAGCGGACAGTTTGCAAGGGAGTGGATGCTTGAGAACAAGGCAAACCGACCTGTATTCAATGCCCTTACAAAAAGGGGTCAGGAACATTCTATAGAGAAGGTAGGTGCGAGCCTCCGCGCAATGATGCCATGGTTATCCAAAGACAAGCTGGTTGATAAGGAGAAGAACTGA
- a CDS encoding phosphatidylserine decarboxylase family protein, producing MKRERSPIAVEGIPFVIIAGIISLIFCFAGLIIPAGIFSLVTLFIIWFFRNPERTTPQGERNVISPADGKIIEIKEDAETRILKKRMLKISIFMNLFNVHVNRIPCNGRVIDILYNPGKFVSANLDKASLENEQNAVVLETPSGEKVIFIQIAGLIARRIVCWLRAGQFVRRGERFGLIRFGSRVDVYLPAGTEVMVSLGDKVKAGETILAVLK from the coding sequence ATGAAGAGGGAGCGGTCCCCTATTGCGGTAGAAGGGATCCCGTTTGTAATTATTGCAGGGATTATATCTCTGATTTTCTGTTTTGCAGGTCTTATAATACCTGCCGGTATATTCTCTTTAGTTACCCTGTTTATAATCTGGTTTTTTCGTAACCCTGAGCGCACAACACCTCAGGGTGAACGCAATGTAATATCTCCTGCTGATGGTAAGATCATTGAAATAAAAGAAGATGCCGAGACAAGAATTCTGAAGAAGAGGATGCTGAAGATAAGCATATTTATGAACCTCTTTAATGTCCATGTAAACCGCATCCCATGTAACGGCAGGGTAATTGACATACTGTATAATCCAGGCAAGTTTGTTTCTGCAAATCTGGATAAGGCATCGCTCGAGAATGAACAGAATGCAGTCGTCCTTGAGACTCCGTCAGGTGAGAAGGTCATATTTATCCAGATCGCCGGATTAATAGCCCGAAGGATAGTCTGCTGGTTAAGAGCAGGTCAATTTGTCAGGAGGGGAGAACGGTTTGGATTGATACGGTTCGGTTCCAGGGTTGATGTCTATCTTCCTGCCGGGACTGAAGTGATGGTATCATTAGGAGATAAGGTTAAGGCCGGTGAGACTATACTTGCTGTATTGAAGTAA
- the pssA gene encoding CDP-diacylglycerol--serine O-phosphatidyltransferase — protein sequence MKGESNKKIGVFILPSILTAANLFCGFFAIVSVLNSDYITAAIAILVAMLFDGFDGKIARLTNSTSRFGVEFDSLSDLVSFGVAPGLLIYTWALNGYGKIGWLAVFLFVVCGAMRLARFNVRTSVSDNKYFLGLPIPAAAGVIATVVIFDHHILEMGKEVRPIVVLIMTYLLAYLMVSTIKYRSFKDVHLGERKPLSALVAAVLLLIVVVAEPQIMLFAIFILYALSGPVERGLVPFSRLVRRKSHETGVHKG from the coding sequence ATGAAAGGGGAGTCGAACAAGAAGATCGGAGTATTCATCCTGCCGAGCATTCTGACAGCCGCAAATCTTTTCTGCGGTTTTTTTGCAATTGTGTCAGTGCTGAATTCGGACTATATCACAGCGGCCATTGCAATACTCGTTGCCATGCTTTTTGACGGCTTTGACGGAAAGATTGCCCGTTTGACAAATTCAACAAGCCGCTTTGGGGTGGAATTTGATTCCCTCTCAGACCTTGTTTCTTTTGGTGTGGCCCCGGGTCTTCTTATTTATACCTGGGCATTGAACGGATACGGCAAGATAGGATGGCTCGCAGTATTTCTTTTTGTCGTGTGTGGTGCAATGAGGCTGGCAAGGTTTAATGTCAGGACCTCTGTTTCGGATAATAAATATTTTCTTGGTCTGCCTATTCCGGCGGCAGCAGGAGTAATTGCGACTGTCGTAATATTCGATCATCACATACTGGAGATGGGAAAAGAGGTAAGGCCCATCGTAGTGCTAATTATGACGTATCTCCTTGCCTATCTGATGGTTAGCACCATAAAGTACAGGAGTTTCAAGGATGTCCACCTTGGAGAGAGAAAGCCCCTTTCTGCACTTGTTGCTGCCGTACTTCTGCTTATTGTGGTGGTTGCAGAGCCCCAGATTATGCTGTTTGCCATTTTCATACTTTATGCATTGTCAGGGCCTGTTGAAAGGGGATTAGTCCCATTCAGCAGGCTTGTAAGGAGAAAGTCTCACGAAACCGGAGTTCATAAGGGATAA
- a CDS encoding 3-isopropylmalate dehydratase, whose product MKDTIRGTVYVLGNDIDTDQIIPARHLVYSLSDPEERKQYGRFSLSSVPDGQAGLPDGNIRFVAEGECRSQFNIIIAGKNFGCGSSREHAPVALNIAGVEAVVAESYARIFYRNSVDGGFYLTFETGEHLFREFKTGDVAEIDVRKSVVHNRRTGKSYHLNPLGDVEEILSAGGIFAYARKTGIIS is encoded by the coding sequence ATGAAAGACACAATAAGGGGGACGGTCTACGTCCTTGGAAATGATATTGATACGGATCAGATCATTCCGGCCCGTCACCTCGTATACAGTCTCAGTGATCCTGAAGAGAGGAAACAGTATGGCAGATTTTCTTTATCAAGCGTGCCTGACGGACAGGCTGGCTTGCCTGATGGAAATATCAGGTTCGTAGCTGAAGGTGAATGCAGGTCTCAGTTCAATATCATAATTGCAGGGAAGAATTTCGGATGCGGCTCATCAAGGGAACATGCACCTGTGGCGCTGAATATTGCAGGTGTAGAGGCTGTAGTAGCAGAGTCGTATGCAAGGATCTTTTACAGAAACTCTGTAGACGGAGGGTTCTATCTGACTTTTGAAACGGGTGAGCACCTTTTCAGGGAGTTTAAGACAGGTGATGTTGCTGAAATTGATGTCAGGAAGTCTGTTGTGCACAATCGCAGAACCGGGAAATCATATCATCTGAATCCGCTTGGAGATGTGGAAGAAATATTAAGCGCAGGCGGTATCTTTGCATATGCGAGGAAAACAGGGATTATAAGTTAA
- the leuB gene encoding 3-isopropylmalate dehydrogenase codes for MGKSYKIAVFPGDGIGKEIVPQALRVIEKVSDKFGINIKTDEALIGGSAIDKYGIPLPDDALSIALNSDAVLLGAVGGPKWEGLDYSIRPERALLGLREKLGLYGNLRPVKLFSALADASTLKREVIDGIDILVIRELTGGIYFGKPRGVEKYEGGEKGINTEVYTTPEIERIARLAFEVARGRRKKVCSVDKANVLESSELWRRIVSDIHKGYKDVELSHMYVDNCSMQLIRNPRQFDVILTTNMFGDILSDEAAMLTGSIGMLPSASIGGKVAIYEPIHGSAPDIAGKEKANPIATILSAGMMFRYSFKIDEGYSIIDDAVTRVLDKGYRTPDIYYPGNRAAGTKEITDLILNEIA; via the coding sequence ATGGGCAAGAGTTATAAAATAGCTGTATTTCCGGGTGATGGCATCGGTAAAGAGATTGTGCCTCAGGCCCTGCGTGTCATTGAAAAAGTGTCAGATAAATTTGGAATAAACATCAAGACTGACGAGGCGCTCATTGGCGGAAGTGCAATAGACAAATATGGCATACCTCTTCCTGATGATGCCTTGTCCATTGCCCTAAACAGTGATGCCGTTTTATTGGGAGCTGTAGGGGGGCCAAAATGGGAGGGGCTTGACTACTCAATTCGTCCTGAAAGGGCGCTTCTTGGACTCAGGGAGAAACTCGGACTATACGGTAATCTCCGCCCTGTAAAATTATTTTCTGCGCTTGCAGATGCCTCCACACTGAAACGTGAGGTGATTGACGGTATAGACATTTTGGTGATAAGAGAGCTTACAGGGGGTATCTATTTTGGGAAGCCGAGGGGTGTGGAAAAATATGAAGGCGGGGAGAAGGGGATCAATACCGAGGTTTATACAACACCTGAGATAGAGCGGATTGCAAGGCTTGCTTTTGAAGTTGCACGGGGCCGAAGGAAGAAGGTCTGCTCAGTGGACAAGGCAAATGTACTTGAATCATCCGAGTTGTGGAGGAGGATAGTTTCTGATATTCATAAGGGATATAAGGATGTCGAACTGTCGCATATGTATGTTGACAACTGCTCCATGCAGTTGATAAGAAATCCGAGGCAGTTTGATGTTATACTTACAACCAATATGTTTGGAGACATCCTGAGCGACGAGGCTGCTATGCTTACAGGTTCTATCGGGATGCTGCCTTCTGCGAGCATTGGCGGAAAGGTTGCGATTTATGAACCCATACATGGAAGCGCTCCTGATATTGCAGGTAAGGAAAAGGCAAATCCAATTGCAACAATACTATCTGCAGGCATGATGTTCAGGTATTCCTTTAAGATTGATGAAGGATATTCAATTATTGATGATGCGGTAACAAGGGTGCTTGACAAGGGCTACAGGACGCCGGATATCTATTATCCCGGCAATAGGGCTGCAGGGACAAAGGAAATAACGGATCTGATCCTCAATGAGATTGCTTAA
- a CDS encoding 3-isopropylmalate dehydratase large subunit, translating into MGMTLTEKILAKHAKKGCVSPGDNIWVDVDLLMTHDVCGPGTIEIFRKEFGAGAKVWDRDKVVIIPDHYIFTQDTYARRNIDILREFVIEQGISHFYDAGSSDYKGVCHVALAEEGHTRPGEVLFGTDSHTCTAGAFGEFATGIGNTDAAFIMGTGKLWVKVPPTMKFVFDGEVPPYLMAKDLILHVIGDIGVDGATYKAMEFAGDGISMLSVEERMTLCNMAIEAGGKNGIIAPDEKTLRFVSERYKGKVEAVYGDKDARYASVKTYNLRELEPVVAKPHSPDNKALVSDVKGTRIDRCYIGSCTGGKVEDFRAAAKILRGHSVKVETFVVPATTEVERRIKDETIDGESVYAILEKAGAKIAGGPSCAACLGGPSDTFGRTHGNEVCISTTNRNFPGRMGSRQSQVYLASPLTVAASALRGVITDPREFI; encoded by the coding sequence ATGGGAATGACGCTTACAGAAAAGATATTGGCTAAACATGCAAAGAAGGGTTGTGTTTCGCCAGGTGATAATATATGGGTTGACGTTGACCTTCTTATGACCCATGATGTCTGCGGCCCGGGCACCATAGAGATATTCAGGAAGGAATTTGGCGCAGGCGCGAAGGTCTGGGACAGGGATAAGGTGGTTATTATCCCGGATCACTACATTTTTACACAGGATACTTATGCAAGGCGAAACATTGATATACTGCGTGAATTTGTCATTGAGCAGGGCATAAGTCATTTTTATGATGCCGGATCATCTGACTATAAAGGGGTGTGTCATGTAGCACTTGCTGAAGAAGGGCACACGAGGCCTGGAGAGGTGCTGTTTGGCACAGATTCGCACACCTGCACTGCCGGTGCATTCGGGGAGTTTGCAACCGGTATAGGAAACACGGACGCGGCATTTATTATGGGGACCGGAAAGCTCTGGGTCAAGGTGCCGCCTACCATGAAATTTGTTTTTGACGGAGAGGTGCCGCCCTATCTTATGGCCAAGGATTTAATACTCCACGTAATCGGTGATATTGGTGTGGATGGAGCGACATATAAGGCTATGGAATTTGCAGGAGACGGCATATCAATGCTTTCTGTCGAGGAGAGGATGACTCTTTGCAATATGGCAATAGAAGCAGGTGGAAAGAACGGGATAATTGCCCCTGACGAAAAGACACTCCGTTTTGTGTCTGAAAGGTATAAAGGCAAAGTTGAGGCAGTGTATGGTGACAAGGACGCGAGATATGCATCTGTAAAGACATATAATCTCAGAGAGCTTGAACCTGTTGTGGCAAAACCTCATTCTCCTGATAACAAGGCGCTTGTCAGCGATGTAAAGGGCACCAGGATAGACAGGTGTTACATTGGTTCATGCACCGGCGGCAAGGTGGAGGACTTCAGGGCAGCGGCAAAGATACTCCGCGGGCACAGTGTAAAGGTCGAGACATTTGTAGTGCCTGCAACCACTGAGGTTGAGAGGCGCATTAAGGATGAGACGATTGATGGTGAGAGCGTATATGCAATTTTGGAGAAGGCCGGGGCAAAGATAGCCGGAGGGCCGTCCTGTGCCGCATGTCTTGGTGGTCCTTCTGACACATTTGGCAGGACTCACGGCAATGAGGTATGCATCTCAACCACAAACAGGAATTTTCCGGGACGTATGGGATCAAGGCAGTCGCAGGTTTACCTGGCTTCCCCGCTGACAGTCGCGGCATCCGCACTGCGCGGAGTTATCACTGACCCAAGGGAGTTTATATGA
- a CDS encoding aspartate-semialdehyde dehydrogenase, whose protein sequence is MRRKDKYNVAVVGATGAVGKEMTAVLEERKFPVDQLRLFASERSAGESLTYMNMDYVVELLQEDAFSGIDIALFSAGEEISLRFAPVAVKAGAVVIDNSSAFRMDPDVPLVVPEVNPDAAMKHRGIIANPNCSTIQMVVALKPLHDKARIKRIVVTTFQSVSGKGKEAMDELFEQTKSLLSFQDVKVEVFPHQIAFNCLPHIDMFLDNAYTKEEMKMVNETRKILGDESIRITATTVRVPVYIGHSEAVNIETEENISANEARAILSAAPGIVVYDDPKRNIYPLPVDSAGKDEVFVGRIRADESIANGLNLWIVADNLRKGAATNAVQIAEILLERVNN, encoded by the coding sequence ATGCGCAGGAAGGATAAATATAATGTTGCCGTTGTAGGCGCTACAGGTGCTGTAGGAAAGGAAATGACAGCGGTGCTTGAAGAGCGCAAGTTTCCGGTTGATCAACTGAGATTGTTTGCATCCGAAAGGTCGGCTGGTGAATCGCTTACATATATGAACATGGATTATGTCGTGGAACTGCTGCAGGAAGATGCCTTCAGCGGAATTGATATTGCGCTTTTCTCTGCCGGCGAGGAAATTAGCCTGCGGTTTGCACCGGTTGCTGTAAAGGCCGGCGCTGTGGTAATTGATAACAGCTCCGCTTTCAGAATGGATCCGGATGTGCCTCTCGTGGTTCCCGAGGTCAATCCGGATGCTGCCATGAAACACAGGGGAATTATTGCAAATCCAAACTGTTCCACCATACAGATGGTAGTGGCATTAAAGCCATTACATGACAAGGCAAGAATAAAACGGATCGTTGTTACGACTTTTCAGTCTGTGTCAGGCAAGGGTAAAGAGGCAATGGACGAACTATTTGAACAGACCAAGTCCCTTCTTAGTTTTCAGGATGTAAAGGTTGAGGTCTTTCCGCATCAGATTGCTTTTAATTGCCTTCCGCATATTGACATGTTTCTTGATAATGCCTATACAAAAGAAGAAATGAAGATGGTGAATGAAACGAGAAAGATACTTGGTGATGAAAGCATCAGGATTACTGCCACGACTGTAAGGGTACCTGTGTACATTGGTCATTCAGAGGCCGTTAATATCGAAACAGAAGAGAATATCAGCGCGAATGAGGCCCGGGCTATATTGTCCGCAGCGCCTGGTATTGTCGTCTATGATGACCCAAAAAGGAACATATATCCCCTTCCTGTGGATTCTGCCGGGAAGGATGAGGTCTTCGTCGGGAGGATTCGGGCAGATGAGTCTATAGCAAATGGTCTGAATCTTTGGATAGTTGCGGATAATCTTAGAAAAGGCGCTGCTACGAATGCTGTGCAGATTGCTGAGATACTGCTTGAAAGGGTAAATAATTAA